The Dyadobacter sp. 676 DNA window CCGAAAACATCTGCGCGTAATTGTCGGCAATCTGCGCGGCCACTTCCGGCTGCTGGCTCATGACGCTGTTATATTGCCCGATAGACAGGCTGGTGCCCGGCCCTTTGAACACTTTCTGCACGTCGGCAAACAAATGCACCTCCGGTGCTTTCGACGTCGTCACATCCGCTTTCAATTCGCCAAAGCCAAGTTTCACTATGCGCGTATTGTTGACGGTGCGGGTGCTGTACCCGCCAAACAGGCCGATGTGGTAGTAAAACTTACCGTTGACCGGATTTCCTTTCGAAGAGGTCCCTTCCATTTTCAGGAAAATATAGCCCGAATTCCAGGCCCAGTACATCCCGTCCTCCATCATCGAGCCGCCGGGGTCCAATACGCCGGTCCGCTTTTCGATTGGCATCGTATTGCGCGTGCTATCGACGCCGAGCATAAATTCCAGGCCGGTGTAAGTGCCGACCGGGACGCCTTTGAGCCGTACGAACTGGGATTCTTTTTTTATTTTCCATAATCAGGAAATAGCTCGAATCTTGCGGCACGGTATAGGAGGTCCCGTCCGCGCACAGCAGCTTGATGTTCGAAACGAAATAATTAAACTTGGTAACGACAAAGTCCTCGCCCGCGCCGTTAATGCTCGCGCCACCGCCGAGCACCAGGTTTTTATCCCCTACAATATTGTCGAATTCGATGGTGAGCGCACCCTTATCGCCGGTGGAAGGTACAGGCCCCTGTGCTTCGCTTTCGCAGGAAGCAAGCATGAGCATCCCCGCCACGGCAGCCAGCATCGCTGGCAAAGCCCTGGAAAGTTTCATGATTAATAAATGGATTAGCGGCCTTGACGGTAATGGTTACCGAAGGCCAGGTTTCTGTTATGACAAAGTACGGTTTACAATGTCAGCAGATGGGTGGACGGAAAATGTCGCGGACAAGGTTCTGTCCGCTGAACGGGTCGGAGAAATTGAACGCCACGACTTGCGGAATGGCCACGAAAGTAGCCGGTTGCAGCCGTGTAATGCTTTCATGAGCCGGCGCATGGGCCGAAAGTATTTTACTCATCAGTTCGTTTTCCGCCTGGCGTTGCTCCTGCCTGGCCGCCTGGGCGATCCGTTTGGCGAGGTAACATTTCCCGTCGCAATGCAACTGCGGACGCGCCCTGTTTTCACAGAGGGTCGCGATGATGTAATCTTTCCGGAGCTGGTAATCCAGGTAAATCACAGGCACCACAAAGACCTTCACCAGCATCACCGCCAGTAGTAACAGTCCCGATATCTGGTTCACAAGTGATTTCAAAATGATTTACGCAGGTTGTGCAGGTAGTAGTCGCAATTGGCGCCAAAAGTAACATAGGAACGCGAAGGTGCCTAATTTTTTAAACTAAAATTGGTTACAAGATCCGTTACCTCCCAGGCTCGTCAACTGATATCGGCAAGTCGGATAATACCGCCGTTCCGACAAGAATTCCCTGACAGGTATATTCAGTGGATTGCGATCCGAATCGCAATCCGCGAAAACATTAAAACAGCCGGTTTTTCCCGACCAGCTGCATAAAAGCATCGCGGTAGCCTTTGCTCAGCGGGACCTCCCTGTCGCCTATGTAAATGGTACCGCCCTGAATGGCGTCGATTTTTGAAAAATTGACAATGAACGAGCGGTGGACGCGCACGAAGCCGGGTTTGGGCAGCATCTGCTCCATTTTGCCCATTTGTCCCAAGGTCATGATCTTTTGCCTGCCGCTGTAAATCAGAATATATTCCCCATAAGCCTCGATCACATCGATGTCGCTATGGGCGATTTTATGGATTTTATAATCGGATTTGACGAAAATGTATTCGCTGAAAATATCAGTTTGAAGCGGCGTCTCCGTTTCCGCAGTTTTGGGTAATACTTTGATTAGGTTAATATACTCCACCGCGCGGCTGACGGCCTGAAAAAACCGTTCGAATGAAATCGGTTTTAAAAGGTAATCGAGCACAAATAGTTCATAACCCTGGACCGCATATTCCGCAAAGGCCGTCGTGAGAATGGTAACGGGCTTATTCGGCAGAGACCGGAGCAGCGAAATGCCGGTTACATCGGGCATCTGAATGTCCAGAAACAGCAAATCGATACGCTGCTTCTGTAAAAAACTTTGCGCCTCCATGGCAGATGCGCATGTAGCGACCAGTTTTAGTTCGGGTATCTTTCCTACGTACTCAGTCAGCAGCCGCCTGGCGAGCAACTCGTCATCCACGATCAGACAGTTAATGGTCATAAACGAAATATTTTTAAGCGCACAACGAACTGATCATTCAGTTCCGACAGCAGCAATTCATGATTTCCCGGGTAAATCAGTTCCAGTCGCTTTCGCACATTGCTCAGCCCGATTCCCTTGCTGGCGCCCTCCTGATTTATCCGCTCCCTTTTGGTATTCGCACACTCAAACAGCAATGTGCCGGCAGCATCCACGTTTAATGAAATAGCGATATAACCGTCGTGATTAGTATCCAGATCGGCATATTTAAAGCCATTCTCCACAAATACCAAAAGCAGCAACGGCGCGATGAGCTGGTCAGGCTGCACACCGGCGGTTTTGAATACGATCTGCTTTTGATAGATGTCGGATTTCAACCGCTGCATCGCGATGATATTCTGCAAAAACTCCACTTCTTTTTCGAGCTTGACGCGGTCGGCCTGGCAGTCATACAAAGTGTACCGGAGCAATTCCGAAAGCTTCATGATCATCGGTGCGGCGTTATCGTCCTTCAGGTAAGCGAGTGTGTAAACGTTGTTCAGGGTATTGAAAAGAAAATGTGGGTTAATCTGATTTTTCAGCACTTGCAGCTCCGTTTCAAGCTGTTTTCTGAGCAGCTCCGATTGCCGGTGCAGGGCGTTGAACCGATCTGCGGCAAACTTGTAAGCCGTGCTGGTCATGTGGATCACAAACAACAGAAAATACATTCTTCCAAACTGAAACGCCCTCGGATACCGGATTTCCCGTTTGACTGTCGGGAACAGCGCCCCCGGCTCTGTCAGCTTCATATAAAGTATCGTAACCACCAATAGCAGCACCGCCACCTGCACACTATAAGCCACGTATTTTCTTTTTTCCAGAAACCGGGGGATCAAAAAACGGGTCGTGGCGAAAGCGACCATCCCCTGGGCAGCCACATTGACGGACGCCGCCCAGACGGCCTTCCCGAACGGCTGAAAATTCGATAGCAAAAGTACCCAGATCAGCCAGTAACAGGCCCAGAACAGGTATGGATTGGCCGGCATGTGGATGTATTGCTTTTCGCGCATGGGACTTCCGGTGTTTGACAATGCAATTGTAACTTAAAAGTACATGACCTGAAAAATTGACCGCTGAACGACCCCATTCCTCCGACGAATGCGACCTTTTTCCGCATAAATCAATTTTCAAAGCTTCAATGGTCGCTCACGGGAACATCGGGCCCGTCCGTGAACATTCCCCGGTCATTCATCGAAAGAATTTCCCGAGCGGCGGACGATTGCCTTGATTCGGCCATCGAAAACCAATCCCATGTTTATCCAACCATGAAAAAGAAGCTAATGATCGGTACCGGGATGTGCGGCCTGATGCTCTTCTCCCACGCATTATTGGCGCAGCGGCAACTCCCGGACAAGCCGGCAAATGAACGGGCGGCAGCGCAAACGCAGCGAATGACCACCAGTCTCCAACTCGATTCGGTGCAGGCCGGTAAGGTTGCGCGGATCAACCTTACATATGCGCAAAGAATGGAGCCGGTGATGCGGGGAAATGGCAGCCGGATTTCAAAACTGAAAGCGATCCGGACAATGCAAAAGGAAAAAGAAGCCGAGCTGAAACAGGTCCTGACCAGGGAGCAGTTCGAGCAGTTCAAACAACAGCAACAAGCGGTGAAAGATGAAATCAAAGAACGCAGGAAGTCCTGACCGGCCGTTGCTTCACGGCCTGCTGATGGCCGGGTTGCTTTTGGCAGGGTGTAAAACCAGCGAGCCGGACGGCGCCGGACAGCTCGATCCTGCCTACGGGCCCGGCTGGTCGGCTGTGCATGCCGACAGCCGGAACTCCGACTACTCGCCGATGCAGGGGCCGCGCAAAGTCGTGCCTGCCTGGCAACGCAAATTCGAAGGAACGATCAATCTCGGGCCTACCACCGGCAAGCAGGGTCATGTTTACCTTACTACCAATGCAGGCGACTGTCACTTGTATGCCATGGACCCTCGGACCGGGAAAACGATCTGGTGCAGTAATGAGGTGAACAAATTCGCCGTCGCGTCGTCGGCGCTCGTCGATGCGCAGGGATGTCTTTACATCGCCGATAATGAAGCCATGCACGCATTCGACGCTACCGGCCGGCTGCTTTGGGAAACGAAGATCAAGGGCTTTCCGCTGTCGGCGCAATTCACGCATACCGGGCGGCTGATTTTCATCACCCATATTGGTATCATTTACGTGCTCGACCGAAAGAACGGGGCATTCATGCTCGACCCGCACCCGCTTTTAGCCGACTTGCCGTCCGACCCGGATTTTGATCCCCGGGCGTGCATGCGCGGCACAGCCGATTGTCCCTGCGCAAACACGCTCGCTGTCGACCAGGCCACCGGCCGTTTCTTTTTCACCTACTGGGCGCCGGGCGCGGCGCAAGCCTGCATAAAGGCCATGGTTTATTCCGAAAAGAATGAGCCTTCGATCGGAGCGCTATGGGAGAATACGGCACTGCCCGGGGGGGAGTGCTTCCAGTCCTGATATTTCGGCAGACGGCTCCCGCATTTACGTCAACGACAACGAGGGCAGTTTGCACGCGATCGACGCCGCGACCGGCAGGAACATCTGGAAATTCTTCATCGGGTACGGGCCGGGCGGCAGCCAGTCGACCTCTCCGGAGGGCCTCATTATGCCGGCCGGTGGCGGCGGCGCGCCATTGATGTGCATTCGGGACGCAGGCCAGGAAGCCCGCCTGATGTGGAAAAACGATAGCCTGAACCATCTGGGACTACCCATGCAGACAAGCGGCCATCTCGCTTTTGCTACCGTGGCCGGCTCGCCCACCAAAGCGTACAAAGACCTCGTGGTAGTGGATAACCGTACCGGCAATGTCCTCGACCGCGTTCATTTCCCCGGCAAAACGCTCTTTACCGTCGGTACGACGATCGGTGCCGAGGGAAATGTGTATGTACCGGGCTTTGACGGGACGCTATTCGCATTCAGGCCAGCCGAATAATATGTAAAACACCTTTTAGTCAGAAAAATAAATCACATGAAAACCATTCAGATAATACTCTTATTACTGTGCGTCGTTTCGACCACCACAAATTGCCAGAACACCTCCCCTG harbors:
- a CDS encoding MbnP family protein, which translates into the protein MLGVDSTRNTMPIEKRTGVLDPGGSMMEDGMYWAWNSGYIFLKMEGTSSKGNPVNGKFYYHIGLFGGYSTRTVNNTRIVKLGFGELKADVTTSKAPEVHLFADVQKVFKGPGTSLSIGQYNSVMSQQPEVAAQIADNYAQMFSVDHIH
- a CDS encoding MbnP family protein gives rise to the protein MKLSRALPAMLAAVAGMLMLASCESEAQGPVPSTGDKGALTIEFDNIVGDKNLVLGGGASINGAGEDFVVTKFNYFVSNIKLLCADGTSYTVPQDSSYFLIMENKKRIPVRTAQRRPGRHLHRPGIYARRR
- a CDS encoding LytTR family DNA-binding domain-containing protein, yielding MTINCLIVDDELLARRLLTEYVGKIPELKLVATCASAMEAQSFLQKQRIDLLFLDIQMPDVTGISLLRSLPNKPVTILTTAFAEYAVQGYELFVLDYLLKPISFERFFQAVSRAVEYINLIKVLPKTAETETPLQTDIFSEYIFVKSDYKIHKIAHSDIDVIEAYGEYILIYSGRQKIMTLGQMGKMEQMLPKPGFVRVHRSFIVNFSKIDAIQGGTIYIGDREVPLSKGYRDAFMQLVGKNRLF
- a CDS encoding histidine kinase; amino-acid sequence: MREKQYIHMPANPYLFWACYWLIWVLLLSNFQPFGKAVWAASVNVAAQGMVAFATTRFLIPRFLEKRKYVAYSVQVAVLLLVVTILYMKLTEPGALFPTVKREIRYPRAFQFGRMYFLLFVIHMTSTAYKFAADRFNALHRQSELLRKQLETELQVLKNQINPHFLFNTLNNVYTLAYLKDDNAAPMIMKLSELLRYTLYDCQADRVKLEKEVEFLQNIIAMQRLKSDIYQKQIVFKTAGVQPDQLIAPLLLLVFVENGFKYADLDTNHDGYIAISLNVDAAGTLLFECANTKRERINQEGASKGIGLSNVRKRLELIYPGNHELLLSELNDQFVVRLKIFRL
- a CDS encoding PQQ-binding-like beta-propeller repeat protein, coding for MKSKNAGSPDRPLLHGLLMAGLLLAGCKTSEPDGAGQLDPAYGPGWSAVHADSRNSDYSPMQGPRKVVPAWQRKFEGTINLGPTTGKQGHVYLTTNAGDCHLYAMDPRTGKTIWCSNEVNKFAVASSALVDAQGCLYIADNEAMHAFDATGRLLWETKIKGFPLSAQFTHTGRLIFITHIGIIYVLDRKNGAFMLDPHPLLADLPSDPDFDPRACMRGTADCPCANTLAVDQATGRFFFTYWAPGAAQACIKAMVYSEKNEPSIGALWENTALPGGECFQS
- a CDS encoding PQQ-binding-like beta-propeller repeat protein — translated: MSLRSERYGRIRHCPGGSASSPDISADGSRIYVNDNEGSLHAIDAATGRNIWKFFIGYGPGGSQSTSPEGLIMPAGGGGAPLMCIRDAGQEARLMWKNDSLNHLGLPMQTSGHLAFATVAGSPTKAYKDLVVVDNRTGNVLDRVHFPGKTLFTVGTTIGAEGNVYVPGFDGTLFAFRPAE